The Elaeis guineensis isolate ETL-2024a chromosome 13, EG11, whole genome shotgun sequence genome includes a region encoding these proteins:
- the LOC140853148 gene encoding uncharacterized protein has product MTHTHQDGTFVRDESRDLYERATSLIAERDDESAASTQQSRIEAEVFTELMGPERYGRVRGYGVGVTPTQLSEVSRYTHHAAADAQDSRVRRLEAEIQEIRQSRAAEMEEMRQSRAEMQAMRGQIDRLTSLLEMYGSSQAPGISGTRRDSGTSRGDNDDHPPAD; this is encoded by the exons atgactcatactcatcaggatggtacttttgttcgagatgagtcgagagatttatat gagagggctacatctctcattgcggagcgtgacgacgagtccgcagcatctacgcagcagagccgtatcgaggccgaggtattcacagagttgatgggaccagagcgctacggccgagtgaggggttatggagtaggagtcacccccactcagttatctgaggttagtagatatacgcatcatgctgcagcagatgctcaggattcacgcgttcgcagactcgaggcggagatacaggagattagacagagtcgtgccgctgagatggaggagatgcgacagagccgtgccgagatgcaggccatgaggggacagattgatcgccttacatctttattagagatgtatggttcatctcag gctcctggcatatcaggcacccgtcgagatagtggcacgtcacgtggagacaatgacgaccatccgcctgcagattga